CGTTCATATTATCAACAAAAAAAGCCGGAGAACCCCTGTGGCACTCCGGCAAAATATAAAAAATAAACAGGCTCTTTTTTATATGACAGTGAATAATACTACTGTTTAAGTATTTTCACTGTTTTCTTTTCACCCATAGCATATACTTTCAACAGATACAGGCCGGAAGAAAGCTTTTCGAGGTTGATAACGGCATCTGTGTTTTCCACTAACTGATCGTGTACCAACTGGCCGGTAATATTGTAAACCTCAACCTTATCAATATTATCAGTATTTTTTATCCTTACAACATCCTTAGCCGGGTTGGGATACACTTCCATTTTTGCGAAGGCAGCACCGCCGGTTCCCATGATATCGGTAGTAGTAAACGGTACCATAGTCCATTCTCCATTGACAGGCCCGCAGAAACTTTTTATGTAGAAATAATAAGTTGTCCCCGGCTCAAGATCGTTCAGTTCCAATGAAGGTGTCATTGTCATGGTCCCGGTACCCTCCGGCGCTATTTCCGTTGTGTTGTAGTCATAGAAATAGCCCAGACTGGTATTCTCTTGATTCGCCATCCATGATATTGTGGCAGTGGTATTTGTAATAGGAGAAACTACAACGTTTTGAGGAGGGTTGCAGGGCCATTCCTGCAATACAATATTGTCAACATATAAGTGCCCCTCAAAAGCATCGCTATATACTTTAAACCCGATATAATAGATACCGCTTTCAGTAACCGTAATAGGGTTTTCAAAAGCATAGTGGACGGGCTCACCACCCGTAACGTTATCATGCACGCCTATCGCGTTTGCTGAAGCGGGATTTGGGCTGGTCGCAAGATATGATGCCAATTTTTCGGTACCTGTCGCGCTGTTATTGCCATAAGTATAGGACAGCCTATACGGCGTACCTGCTTCGAGATAAATCCCTTTTTCAAAATACCATGCATCCGCCTGCTCATCGCTACCGGTGTAATGAAGTGCATTATCTGTAAAACCATTTCCGGGGTTGTTTACCGTTGTCCATGGGTTTCCGGTATCGCCTGTAACCAAAAGCGCACATTCCGGTACAGCCGGAACGCTGGCAGATTCAAAGTCCTGCAAAAAGGGTACTGTAGCTACTTCTTCGCATAAGGCGGTGGTAAACAGTACCGGCTCGCTCCATTCGGTAAACGAACCCTGGCAGAACGACCGTACATAGGCCGAATAGGTTTCGCCCGGGGTCAGCGGATAGTAACTGTTGAGCGTAAGAATATCAGCCGTGGCCGTTGTGAGTCCCGCTACCGGATCGCCCGTTCCCGAAACTATAGATATCTGGTAAAAAAATCCGGGTTCCAGTACGTTGGCAAAATTCCAGCTAAGGGTCGCAGCTGTATTGCTAACATTGGTAACCTTAAGGTTTTGGGGCGGCTGGTACGTCCATTCCTTCACTATGATATTATCGAGAAACAGGTTGCCCTGGTTAGCATCAGAAGCAGCGTTAAACCCAAAATAATATACCCCGCTGGCCTCAACATTTATCCTAAGCGATATCAGTTGTTCGGAGGCTGTAATCTCCACGTTTGCAGGATAAGTGATATTTGTGAGCATAGAAGCGGCATCAGCAGCGGTTCCATAATATACGTTCAGCCTCTCAACAGCGGCATCGTTACTGTTGCCGCAGCTGTAAAACACCCTGTAATCAACACCTGCGGTAAGGTTGATGCCGCGTGTAAAAAACCAGGCATCGGCGGCATTGTCAGGACTGGCAATATATTCCAGGGTGTTGGTAGTAAAGTCGGGATCGGGATTATTCGCGGTGATCCAGTTATTGCCTGCACCGCCATTCTGGAACGAAGTGCAGTCAGGCGCTGCCGGTAGTACTGCTGACTCAAAGTTTTCAGTGTAGGGAGTGTTGACCGGTTCGCAATCCTGCGCCAGCGCGATGTACGGCCAAAACAGGCTCGCGAATAAAATAAAATAGATAGTTTTTTTCATGATCTTTCTTTTTGTTAAGTAATTTATATAGCAATTTATTTTGAAGACAAAGTTTAAAAGTAACCGGAGCGCCAACCGGCTCCCCGCCTACATAAAGAAAAACCTACCGATCTGCTTTTTAGCAGTATTAATGCCTGATCTGTTTCACCCAAATGGTGCTTGCTAAAGTTGGAGAGCCACCCTGATCGGCTCCCCAACAATAAGTAACAAAAACAAATCAAAATCCAACCGTAGAATAGACAGCCACACACAGCTTCTACCCTACTATTCGCACATAAAAAATAAAATACTTTAATAATCTTCTGATAATTAAGATATTTAATAAATTTTTATCCCGACAAACATACATCATTAGGCAAATGCAATGTGATACTATTTAATCATTTACATTAAATATATCTACACTTAACAGTAAAAAAATTAATACAAAAAGCGGTTATTAGTATCGTATTACAAAATGAATTAAAGCATAGGGGATTGTTTTCTGTCAGATGAAAATAAAAAAGCTGTCCATTTTGCAGGGACAGCCTTTTCCAATTAATGCTAAAGAAAGTATACTTAGGTATAATTATTTATAATTTCACGCAAAGCCGCAAGCCGCAAAGACTGATGCCGAAACAATCTCTCTTAAACCGCAAAAATATTGCTTCGCAATAACTTAAGGATCATGCAATATTATTTCTTTGGTTTGGCAGTCATGTAATAGATCAACTCGCCGCCGCCCATAAGCTCTTCATGCGTTATAAAAGGCCTGTCCAACATTTTACCGTTAAGCTCGACTTTAGAGACATAGACGTTCTTGTCACTTTGGTTTTTAGCTGTTATCACCAGTGACCTGCCGTTTTCGAAGTGTAAAACCGCCTTTTTCACCTTCGGGCTGCCCAGTGCATATTGATCAGATCCCGGTGTTACCGGATAGAACCCAAGCGACGAAAAAATGTACCACGCGCTCATCTGGCCGGTATCGTCATTACCTCCCAGCCCGTCAGGTGCCGGATGGTACATCGCATCGAGTATCATCCTCACGCGGCTTTGGGCTTTCCACGGGTAGCCGGTCCAGTTGTAGAGATAGGCCACATGGTGCGAAGGCTCGTTGCCGTGAACATAGTTACCTATGATTCCATCGCGTGTAATATCTTCGGTCTTTTCAAAATACTTATCCGGAAGCTGCATCGCAAACAGCGAGTCGAGGTGCTGCGTGAATTTTTCCTTACCTCCATTCAACGCCACCAGCGCTTCGGGGTCGTGCTGTATGCTGAGGCTGTAGTTCCATGCATTGCCTTCTATAAAGCCCTGCCCATGGGTATCGAGCGGATCGAATTCTTTTTTAAAACTGCCATCCGTAAGCCTTGGGCGCATAAAGCCGGTACTTTTATTGAATACGTTCCGATAATTTTGAGAACGCCTCATATACGTATCATAGACATCAGGCTTATTCAGCTTTTTAGCAATCTGGGCAATACACCAGTCATCATAGGCATATTCGAGGGTTTTGGATACCGATGACCCATTCTTATCTTCGGGCACATAGCCATATTGCAGGTAATACTCAATTCCGTCATAATACCTTAGGTTCGATGAGCTGATGCAGGCCCCAAGCGCTTTCTCCATATCAAAACCGGTGTTGCCTTTTGCAATGGCATCAGCGATGAGCGAAACGGAATGGTAGCCTATCATGCACCAGTTCTCGTTGGCGTAGTGCGACCATACCGGCAACGCCTTGTGTACACTCTGGTCGTAATGCGCCAGCATTGATTTTATCATATCTGTATTGCGCTGCGGCTGAATAATGTTGAATAGCGGGTGCAGCGCCCTGTAAGTATCCCAAAGAGAAAAAGTGGTGTAATTGGTAAATCCGTCTGCCTTATGGATGTTCTGGTCGAGCCCTTTGTAACTGCCGTCACCATCCATATATATTGTGGGGTTGATGAAAGCATGGTACATTGCCGTATAAAAGTTGACCTTATCTTCCTCGTGGATTGTTTCAATATTTATTTTGTTCAATTCTTTTTCCCAAAGCAGCTCACCTTCGTGCATCGTTTTATAGAAATCCCAATGCGGTATTTCTTTTTTCATGTTCTCCAAAGCGCCAATAGTGCTTACGGGAGAAATGGCAACCTTTATTTTTACCTGTTCGTTTTCTGCAGTTTCAAAATCAAAATGCATCCTGATGTTTTTGCCTGCTGCTTCAGGGAAATTTTTCGTCTCATCAAATTTCCGCCAGAACCCTTTGTAGATGTTGCCTTCATCATACTTGCGTGCTCCGTACTGCCTAAACGGTTTTGAGAACGCGATCGCAAAATAGACTGTCCTTGTGCGTGCCCAGCCTTGTGTCTGCCGGTAGCCCGTAATGAGGGTGTCATTCTCTACGCGTACAAATGTCCAGACATTTTTTTCATTGTGATTGTAGATTCCTGCTATAAGGTCGAGGATAATATGGGCATCATTAGCTTTCGGGAAAGTGTACTGGTGGAAGCCCACACGCTGGCTTGTGGTAAGTTCGGCAGTAATGTTATGGTCATCGAGCTTTACCTTATAATAATTGGCGCGGGCAGTTTCGTTTGCATGCGAATAGGCCGAGCGATAGCCCGTCTTAGGATTCGACGCTGTTCCCGGATTGAGCTGTAATGCCCCGGTAGTGGGCATGATAAGCAGGTCGCCAAGGTCGGAATGGCCCGTACCGCTGAAATGCGTGTGGCTGAATCCGGCAATGGTTCTGTCTTCATACTGGTAGCCTGCACAGTATTCGTAGACCTTTCCGTTGTATTTTTTATTCAGTTCGTAAGGGATAGTATCAGTATCCGGGCTCAGCTGCACCGACCCGAACGGCACTGTCGCCCCGGGATACGTATGCCCCATGCGCTGCGTCCCGATAAGGGGATTGATATAGCTGTAACTTTTCTTAACGGCACTAGCCTGCGACCAAGCCATTGCCGAAAAAAGCAGGCAG
Above is a genomic segment from Flavobacterium album containing:
- a CDS encoding GH92 family glycosyl hydrolase: MRTRSQLLFACLLFSAMAWSQASAVKKSYSYINPLIGTQRMGHTYPGATVPFGSVQLSPDTDTIPYELNKKYNGKVYEYCAGYQYEDRTIAGFSHTHFSGTGHSDLGDLLIMPTTGALQLNPGTASNPKTGYRSAYSHANETARANYYKVKLDDHNITAELTTSQRVGFHQYTFPKANDAHIILDLIAGIYNHNEKNVWTFVRVENDTLITGYRQTQGWARTRTVYFAIAFSKPFRQYGARKYDEGNIYKGFWRKFDETKNFPEAAGKNIRMHFDFETAENEQVKIKVAISPVSTIGALENMKKEIPHWDFYKTMHEGELLWEKELNKINIETIHEEDKVNFYTAMYHAFINPTIYMDGDGSYKGLDQNIHKADGFTNYTTFSLWDTYRALHPLFNIIQPQRNTDMIKSMLAHYDQSVHKALPVWSHYANENWCMIGYHSVSLIADAIAKGNTGFDMEKALGACISSSNLRYYDGIEYYLQYGYVPEDKNGSSVSKTLEYAYDDWCIAQIAKKLNKPDVYDTYMRRSQNYRNVFNKSTGFMRPRLTDGSFKKEFDPLDTHGQGFIEGNAWNYSLSIQHDPEALVALNGGKEKFTQHLDSLFAMQLPDKYFEKTEDITRDGIIGNYVHGNEPSHHVAYLYNWTGYPWKAQSRVRMILDAMYHPAPDGLGGNDDTGQMSAWYIFSSLGFYPVTPGSDQYALGSPKVKKAVLHFENGRSLVITAKNQSDKNVYVSKVELNGKMLDRPFITHEELMGGGELIYYMTAKPKK
- a CDS encoding T9SS-dependent choice-of-anchor J family protein, which translates into the protein MKKTIYFILFASLFWPYIALAQDCEPVNTPYTENFESAVLPAAPDCTSFQNGGAGNNWITANNPDPDFTTNTLEYIASPDNAADAWFFTRGINLTAGVDYRVFYSCGNSNDAAVERLNVYYGTAADAASMLTNITYPANVEITASEQLISLRINVEASGVYYFGFNAASDANQGNLFLDNIIVKEWTYQPPQNLKVTNVSNTAATLSWNFANVLEPGFFYQISIVSGTGDPVAGLTTATADILTLNSYYPLTPGETYSAYVRSFCQGSFTEWSEPVLFTTALCEEVATVPFLQDFESASVPAVPECALLVTGDTGNPWTTVNNPGNGFTDNALHYTGSDEQADAWYFEKGIYLEAGTPYRLSYTYGNNSATGTEKLASYLATSPNPASANAIGVHDNVTGGEPVHYAFENPITVTESGIYYIGFKVYSDAFEGHLYVDNIVLQEWPCNPPQNVVVSPITNTTATISWMANQENTSLGYFYDYNTTEIAPEGTGTMTMTPSLELNDLEPGTTYYFYIKSFCGPVNGEWTMVPFTTTDIMGTGGAAFAKMEVYPNPAKDVVRIKNTDNIDKVEVYNITGQLVHDQLVENTDAVINLEKLSSGLYLLKVYAMGEKKTVKILKQ